One genomic segment of Arthrobacter sp. zg-Y1110 includes these proteins:
- a CDS encoding peptide deformylase: protein MTVRPIVIHGEPVLHRRAAEVEEFNDELRTLVADMFETMDVANGVGLAAPQIGVGLRLFTFDYENDDDAPNRGVVINPVLITSKIPGSAPDPDETSEGCLSVPGENFPVNRAEWAKVSGFDEFGAPVQFEATDWFARVIQHEYDHLDGKLYVDRLTDRWSRKARKVLKAQGWTVPGHTWMPGVDPDPFGH, encoded by the coding sequence ATGACCGTTCGTCCCATCGTCATCCACGGAGAACCCGTACTGCACCGCAGGGCGGCCGAGGTGGAAGAGTTCAATGACGAACTGCGCACCCTGGTTGCCGACATGTTCGAAACCATGGACGTCGCCAACGGCGTCGGCCTCGCAGCCCCGCAGATCGGCGTCGGCCTGCGCCTGTTCACCTTCGACTACGAGAACGACGACGACGCTCCGAACCGCGGCGTCGTCATCAACCCGGTCCTGATCACGTCCAAGATCCCGGGTTCCGCCCCCGATCCGGACGAAACCTCCGAAGGCTGCCTCTCCGTACCCGGCGAGAACTTCCCGGTGAACCGGGCCGAGTGGGCCAAGGTCAGCGGCTTCGACGAGTTCGGCGCGCCCGTGCAGTTCGAGGCGACGGACTGGTTTGCCCGGGTGATCCAGCATGAGTACGACCACCTCGACGGCAAGCTCTACGTGGACCGGCTTACCGACCGGTGGAGCCGGAAGGCCCGGAAGGTGCTGAAGGCACAGGGCTGGACCGTGCCGGGCCATACCTGGATGCCGGGCGTGGACCCGGACCCGTTCGGCCACTGA
- the orn gene encoding oligoribonuclease: MTGLDIKNDALIEVAVLVTDSELNILGDGVDVVIKPDDASLAQMGDFVRQMHTTSKLLDELPHGITMAEAEAAVVEYITKWVPEPKKAQLAGNSVGTDKMFLARDMPEVIDYLHYRIIDVSTIKELARRWYPRAYFQAPAKNGGHRALGDIRDSINELRYYREAIFVPAPGPDSATAKKIAAGISS; this comes from the coding sequence ATGACCGGCCTGGACATCAAGAACGACGCCCTGATCGAAGTAGCCGTCCTCGTGACGGACTCCGAGCTGAACATCCTCGGCGACGGCGTGGACGTGGTCATAAAGCCCGATGACGCCTCGCTGGCGCAGATGGGTGACTTTGTGCGCCAGATGCACACCACCTCCAAGCTCCTGGACGAACTGCCCCACGGCATCACCATGGCCGAGGCCGAGGCCGCCGTCGTCGAATACATCACCAAGTGGGTGCCCGAGCCCAAGAAAGCGCAGCTCGCGGGCAACTCCGTGGGGACGGACAAGATGTTCCTGGCCCGCGACATGCCCGAAGTGATCGATTACCTGCACTACCGGATCATCGATGTATCCACCATCAAGGAGCTTGCCCGCCGCTGGTACCCGAGGGCCTACTTCCAGGCGCCGGCGAAGAACGGCGGCCACCGTGCCCTCGGCGATATCCGCGATTCCATCAATGAGCTGCGCTACTACCGCGAGGCTATTTTCGTCCCCGCGCCGGGGCCGGATTCCGCGACTGCCAAGAAGATTGCCGCAGGGATTTCGAGTTAG
- a CDS encoding RNA polymerase sigma factor gives MPTGAPDRDAAMDHAFAAGDEAALAEAYRRFSPLIRALALRKLLDQGSADDAVQEVFIRAWKYRDSYAPDRSTLAAWLVGIGRNVAAGMATARGRSSETLMEAPESGRNPVPPAGPDPDGVADRVVLDAELARLGEPQGSILRLAFHEDLTHQQISETLKLPLGTVKSHIRRSLVQLRQRLEVSDAASAT, from the coding sequence ATGCCCACGGGCGCCCCAGATCGCGACGCCGCGATGGACCATGCCTTTGCGGCAGGGGACGAAGCGGCGCTGGCGGAGGCCTACCGCCGGTTCTCGCCCCTGATCCGCGCGCTGGCGCTGCGCAAGCTGCTCGATCAGGGCTCAGCCGACGACGCCGTGCAGGAAGTGTTCATCCGGGCCTGGAAATACCGGGACAGCTACGCACCTGACCGCTCCACCCTCGCCGCCTGGCTGGTAGGGATCGGACGGAACGTGGCAGCCGGTATGGCCACTGCCCGGGGCCGTTCTTCGGAGACCCTGATGGAGGCTCCGGAGTCCGGCAGGAATCCGGTTCCGCCCGCCGGTCCTGATCCCGACGGCGTGGCAGACCGCGTGGTGCTGGATGCCGAGCTGGCCAGGCTCGGGGAACCCCAGGGTTCCATCCTCCGCCTGGCCTTTCATGAAGACCTGACACATCAGCAGATATCGGAAACACTGAAACTCCCGTTGGGTACCGTAAAGAGCCATATTCGAAGAAGCCTTGTCCAACTCCGGCAGCGATTGGAGGTCAGCGATGCAGCATCTGCCACCTGA
- the mptB gene encoding polyprenol phosphomannose-dependent alpha 1,6 mannosyltransferase MptB, with protein sequence MTAQVPATEPSSPGTEIAKADRPNIAILQGFIGSLLILFGSFGVGWLSLASANLRSNPLIIWMRFDQPIGAVAAVLMLATGGMLLVRSWLRLGQRMKGCWGPESRPVVLSAVIAWSAPMCVALPLFSRDVFAYIAQGLVMVSGLNPYKDGYSQISNYLQLGADDLWAQSPTPYGPVFLWIEELVVRITGGQPEFSILLFRLIALLGVALCIYYVPKLAELHGINPNRALWLTAANPLFLVNFIAAVHNDALMIGLALAGLYLAATNRALAGILLVTLSIGIKPITIIFLPFIGLLWAGKNASWRRKFVYWFMTAGISLGLLWIMGLINGFGFGWVGALSTPGSVWIWYAPVGFAGMLVATLGNALGLPGWTLADIVHTIGRVASVGIVLWQMFVGQHSRMIRRLALAFAAIVMLAPMIQSWYVVWLIPLFAVTGLRDDWQAKTLYLFVSFFMVYAISDQLDIWPYFEFSLSAARQIAAVIALGFALYLIFLDPKTKVLFRKKLTEPAPGELRTH encoded by the coding sequence ATGACCGCCCAGGTCCCCGCGACCGAGCCTTCGTCTCCGGGCACGGAGATAGCGAAAGCCGACCGCCCCAACATCGCGATCCTGCAGGGGTTCATCGGTTCCCTTTTGATCCTCTTCGGATCATTCGGCGTGGGCTGGCTGTCGCTCGCTTCTGCCAATCTCCGGAGCAATCCGCTGATTATCTGGATGCGCTTCGATCAGCCCATCGGCGCCGTAGCCGCTGTGCTGATGCTGGCAACGGGCGGGATGCTCCTGGTGCGGTCCTGGCTGCGGCTCGGCCAGCGGATGAAGGGATGCTGGGGTCCGGAGTCGCGGCCGGTAGTGCTGAGCGCCGTGATCGCATGGTCGGCACCCATGTGCGTTGCCCTGCCGCTGTTCAGCCGGGATGTCTTCGCGTACATCGCCCAGGGACTGGTGATGGTCAGCGGGTTGAACCCGTACAAGGACGGCTACTCCCAGATCTCCAACTACCTGCAGCTCGGCGCGGATGATCTCTGGGCCCAAAGCCCCACCCCTTACGGGCCGGTCTTCCTCTGGATCGAAGAACTCGTGGTCCGGATTACCGGCGGCCAGCCTGAGTTCTCGATCCTGCTGTTCCGGCTGATAGCCCTGCTCGGCGTCGCCCTCTGCATCTACTACGTGCCGAAGCTGGCCGAGCTGCACGGCATCAACCCGAACCGCGCCCTCTGGCTGACCGCCGCCAACCCGCTGTTCCTGGTTAATTTCATCGCCGCAGTCCATAACGATGCCCTGATGATCGGCCTGGCACTGGCCGGGCTGTACCTGGCCGCGACCAACCGGGCCCTCGCCGGCATCCTGCTGGTGACCCTGTCCATCGGCATCAAGCCGATCACCATCATTTTCCTTCCGTTCATCGGCCTGCTGTGGGCCGGAAAGAACGCGTCGTGGCGGCGGAAGTTTGTCTACTGGTTCATGACTGCGGGTATTTCCCTGGGCCTGCTGTGGATCATGGGCCTGATCAACGGCTTCGGCTTCGGCTGGGTGGGCGCCCTGAGCACGCCCGGCAGTGTCTGGATCTGGTACGCCCCGGTGGGCTTCGCCGGCATGCTGGTGGCAACCCTGGGCAACGCCCTGGGGTTGCCGGGCTGGACCCTGGCCGACATTGTCCACACCATCGGACGCGTGGCCTCCGTGGGGATTGTGCTGTGGCAGATGTTCGTGGGGCAGCACAGCCGCATGATCAGGCGGCTGGCACTGGCCTTCGCCGCCATCGTGATGCTGGCACCGATGATCCAGTCCTGGTACGTCGTGTGGCTCATCCCGCTGTTCGCCGTCACAGGCCTGCGGGACGACTGGCAGGCGAAGACGCTGTACCTGTTCGTGTCGTTCTTCATGGTCTACGCCATCAGCGACCAGCTCGATATCTGGCCCTACTTTGAGTTCAGCCTCAGCGCGGCCCGCCAGATCGCTGCCGTGATCGCGCTGGGCTTCGCCCTTTACCTGATCTTCCTGGATCCCAAGACCAAGGTCCTGTTCCGCAAAAAGCTTACGGAGCCTGCTCCGGGCGAACTTCGGACGCACTGA
- a CDS encoding glyceraldehyde-3-phosphate dehydrogenase — MDREALAEAMIPLIGRLYRENSVVTSVYGRPLVNKSVIDILKAHRFARQIDETELPVAETYPLLLALTELELGAASVDLARLSNKYKEQGGDLTEFLRAELADVAGKSGADERTSTDVVLYGFGRIGRLLARILVEKAGGGQGLRLRAIVVRKGSENDLVKRASLLRRDSVHGAFNGTITVDEEKNTILANGTLIQVIYSNDPATVDYTAYGINDAVVVDNTGRWRDEKGLSQHLAAKGVSRVLLTAPGKGNLKNIVHGINHGSITDEDRIITAASCTTNAITPVLKVLNDKYGIVNGHVETVHSFTNDQNLIDNFHNGDRRGRSAALNMVITETGAAKAVAKALPELEGKLSGNAIRVPTPDVSMAILNLNLESATTRDEVNTFLRETSLNSPLHKQIDYIASPEVVSSDFVGSKRAGIVDGLATISNGKNLVLYVWYDNEFGYSCQVVRVLEEMAHVNPPAFPKAQSLAAIAG, encoded by the coding sequence ATGGATCGGGAGGCCCTCGCCGAGGCCATGATTCCGCTTATCGGGCGGCTCTACCGGGAAAACAGCGTGGTGACCTCGGTCTATGGGCGTCCACTCGTCAACAAGTCGGTTATCGACATTCTGAAGGCGCACCGGTTCGCCCGCCAGATCGACGAAACCGAACTGCCGGTCGCAGAGACCTACCCGTTGCTCCTGGCCCTGACCGAGCTGGAACTGGGTGCCGCGTCCGTGGACCTGGCCCGGCTGAGCAACAAGTACAAGGAGCAGGGTGGGGACCTCACCGAGTTCCTGCGCGCGGAACTGGCCGACGTCGCCGGCAAGAGCGGAGCCGACGAGCGGACGAGCACCGACGTCGTCCTCTACGGCTTTGGACGCATCGGACGGCTCCTGGCCCGGATCCTCGTTGAGAAGGCCGGCGGCGGGCAGGGCCTGCGGCTGCGTGCGATCGTGGTGCGGAAGGGCTCCGAAAACGATCTCGTGAAGCGCGCCAGCCTGCTCCGCCGGGATTCGGTGCACGGTGCCTTCAACGGCACCATCACGGTGGACGAGGAAAAAAACACCATCCTCGCCAACGGCACCCTGATCCAGGTCATTTACTCCAATGATCCGGCGACCGTGGATTACACGGCGTACGGAATCAACGACGCGGTGGTGGTGGACAACACCGGCCGCTGGCGCGATGAGAAAGGCCTGTCCCAGCACCTGGCCGCTAAGGGCGTGTCCCGGGTGCTGCTGACCGCACCGGGCAAGGGGAACCTGAAGAACATCGTGCACGGGATCAACCACGGTTCCATCACGGACGAGGACCGGATCATTACGGCTGCCTCCTGCACCACCAACGCCATCACCCCGGTACTCAAGGTCCTTAACGACAAGTACGGCATTGTGAACGGGCACGTGGAAACGGTGCATTCCTTCACCAATGACCAGAACCTGATCGACAACTTCCACAACGGCGACCGGCGCGGGCGTTCCGCGGCCCTGAACATGGTCATCACGGAAACCGGTGCCGCGAAGGCGGTTGCCAAGGCACTGCCGGAACTGGAAGGCAAGCTCAGCGGCAACGCGATCCGCGTTCCCACCCCGGACGTGTCGATGGCCATCCTCAACCTGAACCTGGAAAGCGCCACCACCAGGGACGAAGTAAACACCTTCCTGCGCGAAACCTCGTTGAACTCGCCGCTGCACAAGCAGATCGACTACATTGCCTCACCCGAGGTGGTGTCCAGCGACTTCGTGGGTTCCAAGCGTGCCGGGATCGTGGACGGTCTCGCGACCATTTCCAACGGCAAGAACCTCGTGCTGTACGTCTGGTACGACAACGAATTCGGGTACAGCTGCCAGGTGGTCCGGGTCCTGGAGGAGATGGCGCACGTCAACCCGCCGGCCTTCCCCAAGGCACAGTCGCTGGCAGCCATCGCCGGCTAG
- a CDS encoding DUF3224 domain-containing protein: MTDLTEEVIVADFDVSEWEPTPYQVEGTNSELSTVRAVKIYEGDITGTSVADLIMAGNSMGAGYVGSEVFAGTIAGRSGTMVIQHWGLAEGTATASSGHIIPGSGTDDLAGISGKAIYTQEEDGQHRLELRVTFPAPQA; this comes from the coding sequence ATGACCGACCTAACTGAAGAAGTGATTGTGGCGGATTTCGACGTTTCGGAGTGGGAACCGACGCCGTACCAGGTGGAAGGAACCAACAGCGAACTCTCCACGGTTCGGGCGGTGAAGATCTACGAGGGTGACATCACCGGGACTTCCGTCGCGGACCTGATTATGGCCGGCAACTCCATGGGAGCTGGCTATGTGGGCTCCGAGGTCTTTGCCGGAACCATAGCGGGACGCTCCGGAACCATGGTCATCCAGCACTGGGGGTTGGCCGAGGGAACTGCGACGGCGAGCTCCGGGCACATCATTCCCGGCTCCGGCACCGACGACCTCGCCGGCATTTCCGGCAAGGCCATCTACACGCAGGAAGAAGACGGCCAGCACCGGCTCGAGCTGCGGGTAACCTTCCCCGCTCCCCAGGCCTAG
- a CDS encoding class F sortase: MTVVPLRRFAAAACLSAGVLAGTAACSGAPETASPADSVSTAPAPASTTAPAPTSTAAPTVPATDIPVRPAVPTPAEVVPEPVRVSVEGTGIELDVIPVGQEANGAMTLPDNHYQAGWYRYGPAPGSSRGAAVLAAHVDSRTEELPIAGLDDVPAGTPVTVTRSDGTVVKYTTEKVQNIPKASLNEFNLFDRDGAPRLELVTCGGRWLDSVGDYEDNVVLTAVPVP, from the coding sequence ATGACCGTTGTCCCCCTGCGACGATTCGCCGCAGCGGCCTGCCTCTCCGCCGGCGTCCTGGCCGGTACTGCGGCCTGCAGCGGCGCCCCCGAGACCGCTTCCCCGGCGGATTCGGTTTCGACGGCACCCGCACCAGCGTCGACGACGGCGCCCGCGCCGACGTCGACGGCGGCACCAACCGTTCCCGCCACTGACATACCCGTTCGGCCCGCCGTACCTACCCCGGCGGAAGTTGTTCCCGAACCCGTGCGGGTCAGCGTGGAGGGAACCGGCATCGAGCTGGACGTGATCCCGGTGGGGCAGGAAGCGAACGGCGCCATGACGCTGCCGGACAACCATTACCAGGCCGGCTGGTACCGCTACGGACCCGCGCCCGGGTCCTCCCGCGGAGCAGCGGTGCTGGCCGCCCATGTGGACTCACGCACCGAGGAACTTCCCATCGCGGGCTTGGATGATGTCCCTGCCGGCACCCCCGTGACCGTGACCCGCAGCGACGGAACCGTCGTGAAGTACACCACCGAAAAGGTGCAGAACATTCCCAAGGCATCACTCAACGAATTTAATCTCTTCGACCGTGACGGTGCGCCGCGGCTGGAACTGGTAACGTGCGGCGGTAGATGGCTGGACTCGGTAGGTGACTATGAAGACAACGTTGTGCTCACCGCCGTACCCGTACCATAG
- a CDS encoding M50 family metallopeptidase, with amino-acid sequence MDESLGVAAEWWSRVLAGFDRVPAVEPGPGVLLMIAAAAALLSVPRATWRWFGLFVTFVHELGHAFAALMTGQVVKGIRLRFDHSGDMRSLGRGGFPAAWAGFWGYPVPAVVGAVLVLAALGGWSGAALSLSALVLVAALLFIRNGQGFIIAFGCASVSVLLVWFTAPPVAGYVAMCTGIALLVGAVRDWLNVLSVHTRRRRNLESSDAYILFRRTGVPAALWLAGFALVIAASLATAVFAALGA; translated from the coding sequence GTGGATGAGTCTCTGGGCGTCGCCGCCGAGTGGTGGTCGCGGGTCCTGGCTGGCTTCGACCGCGTTCCGGCCGTGGAGCCCGGGCCCGGGGTGCTGCTGATGATTGCCGCCGCTGCCGCACTGCTGAGCGTTCCCCGGGCAACGTGGCGGTGGTTCGGGCTATTCGTGACGTTTGTCCATGAACTCGGCCATGCCTTCGCGGCGCTGATGACCGGGCAGGTAGTGAAGGGCATCCGCCTCCGCTTTGACCACTCAGGAGACATGCGTTCCCTGGGGCGGGGCGGTTTCCCCGCAGCTTGGGCCGGCTTCTGGGGCTACCCTGTTCCGGCCGTGGTCGGTGCCGTCCTGGTGCTGGCGGCGCTGGGCGGCTGGTCGGGTGCGGCACTGTCGCTCAGCGCCCTGGTCCTGGTTGCTGCCCTGCTGTTCATCCGAAACGGCCAGGGGTTCATAATTGCTTTCGGCTGCGCGTCCGTGTCTGTGCTGCTGGTCTGGTTCACTGCCCCGCCGGTGGCGGGCTATGTGGCCATGTGTACGGGTATCGCGCTCCTGGTGGGCGCTGTCCGGGACTGGCTCAATGTACTGAGCGTCCACACACGCCGGCGCCGGAACCTGGAAAGCTCCGACGCCTACATCCTCTTCCGGCGTACCGGGGTTCCTGCCGCCCTGTGGCTGGCGGGATTCGCCCTCGTCATTGCCGCTTCGCTCGCGACGGCGGTGTTCGCCGCGCTGGGCGCCTAG
- a CDS encoding glycosyltransferase family 87 protein, whose amino-acid sequence MTRKSASQHHRLLRPATLWTVFAVVHLGFLAALATRILGGDVLSDVGFYRLWAFSGIQNGYWVGIDGGWVYPIAALLPMVLSAVFGYDAYQFTWFLLFTALNAAGVAVLARRAGTQGIASAYWWLAVTALLGPVAVGRVDGLTAPLVIMGLLFLATRPVLASALLSLATWIKVWPAAVILAVLVAWKKRLTLLATGAAVSAVIAVAVALSGGLSHLLSFIGEQGARGMQMEAPFTTPGLWQAILGSSDAYIFEDKVINTREVRGALGEPVAALMTPLLALAALAVVGLLIWALHRGADSRALLISGSLALVSAFIVFNKVGSPQFMLWLGAVVAVGLAWEGKAWKVPGVLMPAIAALTTLVYPMFYSALYNDLNIAVALLLTARNILLLVLFGWSVARVIRLTRAGGESLSASEVRPEQAP is encoded by the coding sequence ATGACCCGGAAATCGGCATCCCAGCATCATCGGTTACTCCGCCCCGCCACCCTCTGGACAGTATTTGCCGTAGTCCATCTGGGCTTCCTTGCCGCCCTCGCGACCCGCATCCTCGGCGGCGATGTCCTCAGCGATGTGGGCTTCTACCGGCTGTGGGCGTTCTCGGGAATCCAGAACGGCTACTGGGTCGGGATTGACGGCGGCTGGGTCTATCCCATAGCGGCGCTCCTACCGATGGTCCTGTCAGCGGTCTTTGGCTACGATGCCTACCAGTTCACCTGGTTCCTGCTCTTCACCGCCCTGAACGCGGCCGGCGTCGCGGTCCTCGCACGGCGCGCCGGGACCCAGGGCATCGCCTCCGCCTACTGGTGGCTGGCCGTCACGGCACTGCTCGGACCGGTTGCCGTGGGGCGCGTGGACGGACTCACCGCACCGCTGGTGATTATGGGCCTGCTCTTCCTTGCCACCCGTCCGGTCCTGGCATCGGCCCTGCTGTCGCTGGCTACCTGGATCAAGGTCTGGCCCGCCGCCGTAATCCTCGCGGTGCTCGTAGCGTGGAAGAAACGCCTCACCCTGCTGGCTACCGGTGCCGCCGTGTCGGCGGTTATTGCCGTCGCCGTGGCACTCTCCGGGGGCCTTTCCCACCTGCTGAGCTTTATCGGTGAACAGGGCGCCCGCGGCATGCAGATGGAAGCGCCGTTCACCACGCCGGGGCTCTGGCAGGCAATCCTCGGATCCTCCGACGCATACATTTTCGAAGACAAGGTCATCAACACCCGTGAAGTCCGCGGAGCCCTCGGCGAGCCCGTGGCCGCGCTGATGACGCCGTTGCTGGCGCTGGCCGCCCTCGCCGTCGTCGGACTGCTGATCTGGGCGCTGCACCGCGGAGCCGATTCCCGTGCCCTGCTGATCTCCGGCTCGCTGGCACTGGTGAGCGCGTTCATTGTGTTCAACAAGGTGGGATCGCCGCAGTTCATGCTGTGGCTGGGCGCCGTGGTCGCCGTCGGACTGGCATGGGAAGGCAAGGCCTGGAAGGTACCCGGGGTACTTATGCCGGCAATTGCCGCGCTGACCACGCTGGTCTATCCGATGTTCTACTCTGCCCTGTACAACGACCTGAACATTGCCGTCGCCCTGCTCCTGACCGCCCGCAACATCCTGCTGCTGGTGCTCTTCGGCTGGTCGGTGGCCCGGGTCATCCGCCTTACCCGGGCCGGCGGCGAAAGCCTCAGTGCGTCCGAAGTTCGCCCGGAGCAGGCTCCGTAA
- a CDS encoding VOC family protein: MNIVWWEVETEAPDKFMSFHCDLQGWTFAPAFEDSELDASYWIIRSGESGIGGLQRATVGTAPTAGTRVYFETDDLEGFLSRVRELGGQVERSRTALGGDDRWFATFQDPCGVSFGIWTDGAPSE, from the coding sequence ATGAACATCGTCTGGTGGGAAGTCGAGACCGAAGCCCCCGACAAGTTCATGTCGTTCCACTGCGATCTCCAAGGTTGGACGTTCGCCCCCGCGTTCGAGGATTCAGAGCTCGATGCGAGCTACTGGATCATCAGAAGTGGCGAGTCGGGAATTGGCGGTCTTCAGCGTGCAACCGTAGGAACGGCGCCTACGGCCGGAACCCGGGTCTATTTCGAAACTGATGACCTCGAAGGCTTCCTCTCACGAGTCAGAGAGCTCGGGGGCCAGGTCGAACGAAGCAGAACTGCCCTCGGCGGCGATGACCGCTGGTTCGCAACGTTCCAAGATCCATGTGGGGTGTCCTTCGGCATATGGACTGATGGAGCCCCCAGCGAGTAA
- a CDS encoding DUF6507 family protein, translating to MKFDLSVQQQQPGPAEASGSGDGTYDVMPEAVRQVLSDVQIQAAEFGQLTGEAATEMMELSQACKAPPITAELSSLYTYVMRWAINIASRRTANAVVAVSQAVNALAQGDDQMSESARSAAAQAAQEHADDAPGAADNPRNTGRGPAQAF from the coding sequence ATGAAGTTCGATCTATCCGTACAACAACAGCAGCCAGGACCCGCGGAGGCATCCGGGTCGGGTGACGGCACCTACGACGTCATGCCGGAAGCCGTCCGTCAGGTCCTCTCCGACGTACAGATTCAGGCCGCCGAGTTCGGTCAGCTGACCGGCGAGGCCGCTACTGAAATGATGGAACTCTCGCAGGCCTGCAAGGCACCTCCCATCACCGCAGAGCTCTCCTCTCTTTACACGTACGTCATGAGGTGGGCGATCAATATCGCCAGCCGCCGTACGGCCAATGCCGTCGTCGCCGTGTCTCAGGCGGTTAACGCGCTGGCGCAGGGCGACGACCAGATGAGTGAGTCCGCCCGCAGCGCTGCCGCCCAAGCCGCCCAGGAACACGCAGATGACGCCCCCGGCGCTGCGGACAATCCCCGCAACACAGGGCGCGGCCCCGCGCAGGCCTTCTGA
- a CDS encoding acyl-CoA dehydrogenase family protein translates to MERRLFEEDHELFREVVREFDSREVAAGYPEWDAAHMMPRRLWKAAGEQGLLGLAVPEEFGGAGMPDYRFRAVMDEEFARSNHLAVGLTFHLHDDMVLPHLLAYGSDELKEYWLPGMVSGDKVTSVAWTEPGAGSDLRGIRTKAVRTDDGDWRLSGQKTFIGNGISGDASLVLARTDGGTGRGQRDSFSMFMVEKTEGYSTGRQLDKMGLKASDTAELFFDDVHVPSANLVGEVGRGLEYAEGQLPQGRLAIAVASSAVARQIYEATVEYTKNRNAFGDRIADFQNSRFALADILTEVEVTEAYVDSAILAFNEGKLDAVSAAKAKLWASERAKSITDRCLQLHGGYGYILEYPVAQAFLAARLLTIFGGTSEIMREVIGRGIVR, encoded by the coding sequence TTGGAGCGCAGACTGTTCGAAGAGGACCATGAGCTGTTCCGGGAAGTCGTCCGGGAATTCGATTCCCGCGAAGTCGCCGCCGGGTACCCGGAATGGGACGCGGCGCACATGATGCCCCGCCGGCTCTGGAAAGCCGCCGGCGAGCAGGGCCTGCTCGGTTTGGCCGTCCCCGAGGAGTTCGGCGGCGCCGGCATGCCGGATTACCGCTTCCGCGCCGTGATGGACGAGGAATTTGCCCGCTCCAACCACCTCGCCGTCGGCCTCACCTTCCATCTGCATGACGACATGGTCCTCCCCCACCTGCTGGCCTACGGCTCCGACGAGCTGAAGGAATACTGGCTGCCCGGCATGGTGTCCGGAGATAAGGTCACCTCGGTGGCCTGGACCGAGCCCGGAGCTGGCAGCGACCTGCGCGGCATCCGCACCAAGGCGGTCCGCACCGACGACGGCGACTGGCGCCTCAGCGGCCAGAAGACCTTCATCGGCAACGGCATCAGCGGAGATGCGTCCCTGGTCCTTGCCCGGACAGACGGCGGCACCGGGCGCGGACAGCGCGATTCGTTCAGCATGTTCATGGTGGAGAAAACCGAGGGCTACAGCACCGGCCGCCAGCTCGACAAGATGGGCCTGAAGGCCTCCGACACCGCTGAGCTCTTCTTCGACGATGTTCACGTCCCGTCCGCCAACCTCGTGGGCGAAGTCGGCCGCGGGCTGGAGTACGCCGAGGGGCAGCTTCCCCAGGGCCGGCTGGCCATCGCCGTCGCCTCCTCCGCCGTCGCCCGGCAGATCTACGAAGCCACCGTGGAATACACGAAAAACCGCAACGCCTTCGGGGACCGGATCGCCGATTTCCAGAACAGCCGTTTTGCACTGGCGGACATCCTCACCGAGGTTGAAGTCACCGAAGCCTACGTCGATTCGGCCATCCTTGCCTTCAACGAAGGAAAGCTCGACGCCGTCTCGGCCGCCAAGGCAAAGCTCTGGGCCAGCGAACGGGCCAAGTCCATCACGGACCGCTGCCTGCAGCTGCACGGCGGCTACGGCTACATCCTGGAATACCCGGTGGCCCAGGCCTTCCTGGCGGCCCGCCTGCTGACCATCTTCGGCGGCACCAGCGAAATCATGCGGGAAGTCATCGGGCGCGGCATCGTCCGCTGA
- a CDS encoding anti-sigma factor, producing MQHLPPEALALCALGEAGPQDTAHLGNCAECTAEVTALQRVVTAGRTTSVPEGLPRPPSSVWDAIHARLGLGDAVRADPFDAPTFDAAPSAEAAQASSPPEQNVEAGSAPSPAPVQSSPAGATPVPLDAARRRRERRRLPQVLGAAAAAVVLAAAGTWGISRILADRSEVIAAVELAPLPAYSETGRAEVDQRSDGGRELVVTASGSDAQGFREVWLIAPDVQRMVSLGTMEGTEGRFTIPANLDLDEYPIVDISDEPFDGNPTHSGDSILRGVLEL from the coding sequence ATGCAGCATCTGCCACCTGAAGCGCTGGCCCTGTGCGCCCTGGGCGAGGCCGGTCCACAGGACACGGCGCACCTCGGCAACTGCGCCGAGTGCACCGCCGAGGTCACCGCACTGCAGCGCGTTGTGACCGCCGGAAGGACCACGTCAGTTCCCGAGGGGCTCCCCCGGCCGCCGTCGTCGGTCTGGGACGCCATCCACGCCCGGCTGGGACTCGGGGATGCCGTGCGCGCCGATCCCTTTGACGCCCCTACCTTTGACGCGGCTCCGTCCGCTGAGGCTGCGCAGGCATCGTCTCCGCCCGAGCAGAACGTGGAGGCCGGATCGGCGCCGTCTCCGGCGCCCGTGCAGTCGTCCCCGGCAGGGGCGACGCCGGTTCCGCTGGACGCCGCCCGGAGGCGCCGCGAACGACGTCGGCTCCCGCAGGTCCTCGGTGCCGCCGCTGCCGCCGTGGTGCTGGCAGCCGCAGGCACCTGGGGCATCTCCCGGATCCTGGCGGACCGCAGCGAAGTTATTGCCGCGGTGGAGCTGGCCCCCTTGCCTGCCTATTCGGAAACGGGCCGGGCCGAGGTGGACCAGCGTTCCGACGGCGGACGCGAGCTGGTAGTCACGGCGAGCGGATCCGATGCCCAGGGCTTCCGCGAAGTCTGGCTGATCGCCCCTGATGTTCAGCGCATGGTCAGCCTCGGGACGATGGAGGGCACGGAAGGCCGGTTCACCATCCCGGCTAACCTTGACCTCGATGAGTACCCAATTGTTGATATCTCGGACGAGCCCTTTGACGGCAATCCCACCCATTCCGGCGATTCCATCCTGCGCGGAGTCCTCGAGCTCTAA